AGAGAATGCAATGTGATGCGCAAAAGACGACATCGTCAAGCCTCATCACAAGATTTCAACGCCTGCAGTCTCGGCTAAAGTTTAAGGTTTAGCGCCATCTGCATGGAGTGCAAGGGTCTGGGCCAATGCGTTGGGCCGTTGACTAAGGCAGGAGCGACGTCAGTGGAAACTTTTGTGTGTGTGTTCCATGGCCATATCATACGCCTCCGGCGATTGTTCAAAGTACGAGACATAACAGGAACACGACAGTCATTGATTGGGCCACGAAATCGTCACAGCAGCCATGTCCACCGAGAAGCGCGTCCGCAGCGCCCAGATCGCTCGCGATACCAACGAGACCAAGATCCAGCTCTCCCTCAACCTCGACGGCGGTTTCCTGGAAGAGCTTCAGAGTGATGGCAAGACGAACGGCGAGGGACATGCATCACAAGCGTCGAAAAGTCAAACAATAGCAGTAGACACCGGCATTGGCTTTCTAGACCACATGCTTCACGCCATGGCAAAGCACGGAGGCTGGTCACTTCGACTACGAACCCGCGGTGACCTTCATATTGATGACCACCACACTGCGGAGGATACTTGCATTGCCCTTGGCCAAGCTTTCAAGCAAGCTCTTGGCACGATCACAGGGTTGGCGAGGTTTGGATATGCATACGTGCCCTTGGACGAGGCGTTGAGCAGGGCAGTGGTGGATCTGAGCAACAGGCCATATTCGGTGATTGATCTGGGAACAAAGAGGGAGAAGATTGGGGATTTGAGCTGTGAGATGTTGCCACATTGTTTGGAGAGCTTTGCTTTGCATGCTGGCATCACGATGCACATCGACTGCCTCAGAGGAGCCAACGATCATCACCGAGCGGAGAGTGCTTTCAAGGCATTGGCTGTAGCGCTGAGAATGGCCATCTCACCTGTGGCGGGCAGAGAGGGTGAAGTACCAAGTACGAAGGGTGTATTGTACTAGGGGAGAAGAGACGAACCAAGGATGTTGATCATGACCCGTTACCGCACACGACTCCCCTCGATTCCCGATTGCAGTTCCTGGCTTCGGCTCGATTGTACGACCGTGCTACTCGAAGACCTTTTGCAGGTAGCCGGACAATGGCGCAGCCGCACACGCTGATGTGAAGGGGCGTCCTGGGGTGGACATGAGCAAGCGAAGGTGGGCATCGGCAGGTAGTAAGTGGTGGCGGGGTCCGCGTGCATGCGCACGAGTGCCCACGTATCGCCACCAAGTTTGAAGTTATAAATACACGAAAGATTTACCTTATGTCATGACAGCTGAGCAACAAACAATCTGGCCAATCAATTCTATTAGCGCACGCCTTTCATTAGGCAACTGTAGTAGTCTCTCGAGTAACCACATTGGCTCAACTGTTTTGTCATTTTCTTTTTGCTAATCTGACCGAAAGGCCCTTAGTTCGAGCCACCAGCCTTTTACGCAGCTGCTACTGTACCAGTAATATTCGTGCCACCATCATCAATGTGTTCCCGAGAGCCTCGCTAGGACTGCTCGGCACTCTCGTTCATCACTCAAATTCTCTCGCAGGCTGAAAATATGTGCGGTAGTGCACCACAATCAGCATGTGAAAGCAATTTTTGGCGTCTACCACCAGCCGGGGCCCACCATCCTTTCGCTCAGCACACATCGACCTCATGAACCAGAATACGAGACAAAAGAGCGCGAGGGATTGGGATGCCCTCGACAACGTAAGTTGATGTGCTCTCGCGTGGCGTGTAGAGCAAGAGCATGGCAACTTGCATGCCAGTCGCTGAGACTGGTACATATCCTCTGAAGCGCCGTTGATACGCGCCAATAGCTCCCAGTGAACGCCATGTCCGCGGAGCTCATCTCACAGCCATCGAATCTGGCTTCCCCTGAACTCATAGAGACGGCGCCCGATCAGGCGCTGTAACCTCCGCCCCCTGTTCACATCCGCACGCCATACTACGGTGCTGGACCATATCGCAAACGCCATCGATCCTTGAGAAACCCAGCATATCAGGTCTGGGAGGTCTGAGAACTCAATCTCCAGCGTAGACAATAGCCACCAGCATGAACACCAAGAATGAAGCAAGAGCACGAGAGCCTCCGTAGCATTGGTACCATTTCAGCGCTGAACGGGTGTCGGGCTCTTCCATCCTGCTAACCAAACGCCATCTTCACATGATCATGCCAAAGTACGAAGGACCAATGAGCATAGCAAGCTCTCGAAGATCCATCACAATATCCATAGGTCTTTCCCAAGCAGGAAATCTCGACTGTCCCGGTCGTCTTCGCACCATTGCAATGCGGTGATATGCCTCAATCCACATCGGCCCGGTTTGTGGTTGTAATGGCTCGCCAAATTGTGATATCGCCAGTGGCACGTTGCCGCGTACCGTCCAAAGATTTGGCAACATTGGGGCGCTGATGACCAGCCATCTCAATGCAACCTCTGGTCCTGGCAGCCAGTACATCATGGCCCAATTTATTAAAGTGGTCTCTGTCCAAGGGTTGAGATCGGCTAAGCGTGGTGAGCCAGGTGTACTTGGATGGGATTGCGTGCCTGGTGGTGGTGCTGGAGGCTGGATAGCATCGACGACATAGGCGAGCAGCCCTGAGGGAGAGTCACAAAGTGCAAAGGAAATCGTTTGTGGTCGTTCGCGTTGCTGCTGCTGTTGGGAACCTGGTGATAGCGGTGGGGTCATTCCGGGAACTTGAGGCACGACGGGCCAGAAGGACCCATGGATTCTTGTGGTGAGTATCGGAAGTTGTTCCTGCATGCGAAGTAATGTCTTAGTCTTGTGAGCCAGTGGACAGAAATCATTACTTGTCGGGCAACTCACCTCGGTGGAGGGACCGCTGGAATTGCAGTATGGATTGCTATGCAGCTTTCGGGATGAGTCAGTGCGATCATGCGGGAGATTTTGAAGCCCCATCCTGAGCCATGCGCGATAAAGCGTGCATATCCCAGTGACTTCATCAGGGCATCAAAAGCCTCTGCTGTAGTCGCAATATTGTTGCCTTCCTCTGATACCTGATCGCTAAATCCAAATCCTGGTATGCTTGGAACCACAACATTGAAGGACGGGACATTCTCATCACCTCTCGGCGGCGTTGCAACAGGATTACATAGCCCGTCGATCATGTGGGATACCGTGATGAAGCTCTCTGGCCAGCCATGTATAACAAGGAGCGGAATCGCGGTTGGGGACATTGATCGTTTGTGCACAAAATGTACTCGTGTGCCGTGTATGGCAAGTCGAAATTGAGGCAATGCATCGTTGTAATATGCCTCCTGCTCTCGCCAGTTGTAATCTTCTGTCCAATGATCGACCAACGGCTCGAGCTGTGATTCCGTGACGCCTTTGTTGCCTTGGAGGTGACGAGAGGAAACATCTCGCGGAAGCCTCGTGAGCTCCAGCATTTGCCTGGTGAGGTCGAGATATCGCTGCGAGACGTGCATGCGATACGGTAGTATAGTATCAGAGCTTCCTCCTGGCGAACGATCGCTGGTCGATGACGGTGTGGCCATATGCTGC
Above is a window of Fulvia fulva chromosome 6, complete sequence DNA encoding:
- a CDS encoding Imidazoleglycerol-phosphate dehydratase, whose amino-acid sequence is MSTEKRVRSAQIARDTNETKIQLSLNLDGGFLEELQSDGKTNGEGHASQASKSQTIAVDTGIGFLDHMLHAMAKHGGWSLRLRTRGDLHIDDHHTAEDTCIALGQAFKQALGTITGLARFGYAYVPLDEALSRAVVDLSNRPYSVIDLGTKREKIGDLSCEMLPHCLESFALHAGITMHIDCLRGANDHHRAESAFKALAVALRMAISPVAGREGEVPSTKGVLY
- a CDS encoding Putative epoxide hydrolase, producing MATPSSTSDRSPGGSSDTILPYRMHVSQRYLDLTRQMLELTRLPRDVSSRHLQGNKGVTESQLEPLVDHWTEDYNWREQEAYYNDALPQFRLAIHGTRVHFVHKRSMSPTAIPLLVIHGWPESFITVSHMIDGLCNPVATPPRGDENVPSFNVVVPSIPGFGFSDQVSEEGNNIATTAEAFDALMKSLGYARFIAHGSGWGFKISRMIALTHPESCIAIHTAIPAVPPPRIHGSFWPVVPQVPGMTPPLSPGSQQQQQRERPQTISFALCDSPSGLLAYVVDAIQPPAPPPGTQSHPSTPGSPRLADLNPWTETTLINWAMMYWLPGPEVALRWLVISAPMLPNLWTVRGNVPLAISQFGEPLQPQTGPMWIEAYHRIAMVRRRPGQSRFPAWERPMDIVMDLRELAMLIGPSYFGMIM